Below is a window of Deltaproteobacteria bacterium DNA.
GTCTACGGATTGGTTTATAGACATCTTGATACCGACTGTTGGTACAACGATACCGGTGGGCAGTGATTCCAGAAATGGAAATGTGAATGTGTTGGAGGTCGTTGGCATGCCGGTATTTGGGTTTGGGTAAAACGATAGACTATTGGATTGAGAATAGCTCAGCATAATAGGTGCGGTAAACATACCAGGGAGATTAAATCCTACCCCTGTGAGATGCTCTCCATCGGACTGTGCAAAAGCCATGCTACGGATAACAAGGATACAACCTACTGTTACAATGGTACTGATAAATCTTTTCATAAACCCTCCTTTTTTATTTTAAGAGAATCAATGTATTGCATATAAATTCCCGTCATTTTAGCCTACATAGATCGTGCCGTCAGAACCGATGACAGGAGAGGATATAATCCCACATCCTGTGGCAAATGTCCATTTAAGTGTGCCGTTTGGATTGATTGCATAGAGGGTATTGCCATAATCACAAGAAACTATTAGGCTCATATCGTTGCCCAAAAATCCTGTCCCAATATAGATTGTGCCATCCGCTCCTATGGCTGGTGATGAAATGATCGGACCACTTGTTGTAAAACTCCACTTTAAACCTCCTATTGTTGTGCTTGTATTTACAGCACTTAATCCCGTGTTCTGCATATTTCCTCTGTATTTTGGCCATGGGGCATTATATGCAAGGGTTATTGAACCTGATAGTCCTTGTGTATTCAATGCAATTGTACCTGTTGTGAATAAATCAGGATGACCTGTGTAAGATACGGTTACTGTTGCTGTCCCAGTTGCTGAATATGCTAAAGCTGCAAGAATTGTTGCTGTTTGCGTGTTCCCTCCATTTGTTATTGCCCAACCATTTGATACTGTCCATGTATATGTAAGCCCTGTATTTAATCCACCCATCATTATTACACTTACTTTTATTGTCCCCAGTGGTGCAGGCACTCCAGAGGCTGTTAGATGGTCTATTACTATGGGTTGGATTACGGCATTTTGCTTGCTGCTGCACCCTGATATAACTGATAGTCCTGCAATTACAATTAATATGCTCCTTTTCATAGCTTATTTTAATACACACCTGTTGTGTATATGAGATTTATACATGAGTTGTTCTTCGTATTGCTTTCCATGCTGATTCTTTACTTGTTTACTTGAATGGTGTCGGGAGTGATGCCGTAAATTTCCATTTCCCCAATGAACCGTCAGGATTAATGGATGCATATTCTACGGAGTTGCCACTCCCATAACCTGCTATTGCATATAGATACCCGTTGTATGCCACCACCCCATCAGCATTCCTTGATTTGTTTAATGAGGTCGTTTGTATCCA
It encodes the following:
- a CDS encoding PQQ-binding-like beta-propeller repeat protein; the protein is MKRSILIVIAGLSVISGCSSKQNAVIQPIVIDHLTASGVPAPLGTIKVSVIMMGGLNTGLTYTWTVSNGWAITNGGNTQTATILAALAYSATGTATVTVSYTGHPDLFTTGTIALNTQGLSGSITLAYNAPWPKYRGNMQNTGLSAVNTSTTIGGLKWSFTTSGPIISSPAIGADGTIYIGTGFLGNDMSLIVSCDYGNTLYAINPNGTLKWTFATGCGIISSPVIGSDGTIYVG